A genomic window from Pseudogulbenkiania sp. MAI-1 includes:
- a CDS encoding glycerophosphodiester phosphodiesterase, whose protein sequence is MSKHGVLAAALAAALAAPAMAAPKGIFPTLDGKAPLVIAHRGASGYLPDHTLEGYAKAIELGADYIEPDLVMTKDGVLIARHEPNLKDTTDVSKHPEFASRKRKMKVDGVEEEGWFASDFTLAEIKTLRAVQPRADRSKAFDGQFQIPTFDEVLALREKKSKEVGREIGVYPETKHPTYHQQLGLALEKPLVTLLAKYRLNRKNAPVFIQSFEAANLKTLRKLTPNKLVYLLDANDVRPDGSIDANRPYDFVVSGDQRTYADMLTPAGLKEIKTFADGIGPWKPYLISWQAMVDPKTGKAADVDGDKQVDQRDMTLLEPSSVIRDAHKLGLLVHAYTFRNEARLLAANYQGNPGEEYRTYFAAGLDGVFSDFTDTAVAARAQMQAR, encoded by the coding sequence GTGAGCAAGCATGGTGTTCTGGCCGCGGCGCTTGCCGCCGCGCTGGCGGCCCCGGCGATGGCCGCCCCGAAAGGTATCTTCCCCACCCTCGACGGCAAGGCGCCGCTGGTGATCGCTCACCGTGGCGCGTCCGGCTATCTGCCGGACCACACGCTGGAGGGGTACGCCAAGGCGATCGAACTGGGGGCCGATTACATCGAGCCGGATCTGGTGATGACCAAGGATGGCGTGTTGATCGCCCGTCACGAGCCGAACCTGAAAGACACCACCGATGTGTCCAAACATCCGGAGTTCGCCAGCCGCAAGCGCAAGATGAAGGTGGATGGTGTCGAGGAGGAGGGCTGGTTCGCCTCCGACTTCACGCTGGCCGAGATCAAGACCCTGCGCGCTGTGCAGCCGCGCGCCGACCGCAGCAAGGCCTTTGACGGACAGTTCCAGATCCCGACCTTCGACGAGGTGCTGGCGTTGCGCGAGAAGAAGTCGAAGGAAGTGGGCCGCGAGATCGGCGTCTATCCGGAAACCAAGCACCCGACCTATCACCAGCAACTGGGGCTGGCGCTGGAGAAGCCGCTGGTTACGTTGCTGGCCAAGTACCGGCTGAACCGCAAGAACGCGCCGGTGTTCATCCAGTCGTTCGAGGCGGCCAACCTCAAGACGCTGCGCAAGCTGACACCGAACAAGCTGGTGTACCTGCTCGACGCCAACGATGTGCGCCCGGACGGCAGCATCGACGCCAACCGGCCGTATGACTTCGTGGTCTCGGGCGACCAGCGCACCTACGCCGACATGCTGACGCCGGCCGGCCTGAAGGAGATCAAGACCTTCGCCGACGGCATCGGCCCGTGGAAGCCGTACCTGATCAGCTGGCAGGCGATGGTCGATCCGAAAACCGGCAAGGCGGCCGACGTGGACGGCGACAAGCAGGTAGACCAGCGTGACATGACGCTGCTGGAACCGTCCAGTGTGATCCGCGACGCGCACAAGCTGGGCCTGTTGGTGCACGCCTACACTTTCCGCAACGAGGCCAGGCTGCTGGCGGCCAACTACCAGGG
- the bfr gene encoding bacterioferritin, whose translation MKGNKAVIEALNKQLAGELTARDQYFIHSRMYHDWGLEHLFERLNHEMEEETGHAAGLISRILFLEGTPGMSPGKLNIGKDVESMLANDLKLEYDTVALLRSAIAVCEKEGDYVSRELLEGMLDDTEEDHAHWLEQQLGLIKLMGLQNYIQSQT comes from the coding sequence ATGAAAGGCAACAAGGCGGTTATCGAGGCGCTCAACAAGCAATTGGCCGGTGAGCTGACGGCGCGCGACCAGTATTTCATCCACTCCCGCATGTACCACGATTGGGGGCTGGAGCATCTGTTCGAGCGGCTGAACCATGAGATGGAGGAGGAAACCGGCCACGCCGCCGGCTTGATCAGCCGCATCCTGTTCCTGGAGGGTACGCCCGGCATGAGCCCCGGCAAGCTCAACATCGGCAAGGATGTCGAGTCCATGCTGGCCAACGACCTCAAACTGGAGTACGACACCGTCGCCTTGTTGCGTTCGGCGATCGCCGTGTGCGAGAAGGAGGGCGATTACGTCAGCCGCGAACTGCTGGAGGGGATGCTGGACGACACCGAGGAAGACCACGCCCATTGGCTGGAACAGCAGTTGGGCCTGATCAAGCTGATGGGGCTGCAGAACTACATCCAGTCGCAGACCTGA